One part of the Streptomyces lydicus genome encodes these proteins:
- a CDS encoding response regulator has translation MIDVLVVDDDFHVAEINAAYVSQVPGFRVAGRAHTAAQALAALERTPVDLVLLDHYLPDETGLALVRRLRQLGHRTDVIMVTAARDVATIQDAMRSGALQYLVKPFGYSGLRAKLDGYAALRRTVEGVGGRGEAGQEQVDRIFGAFRTTEAPHTELPKGHSAATVGLIRRVLDGAGHPLSAHEVAARSGVSRSTAQRYLKHLERSGHITLTLKYGDTGRPEHLYRWAAR, from the coding sequence ATGATCGACGTCCTGGTCGTGGACGACGACTTCCACGTCGCCGAGATCAACGCCGCGTACGTCTCCCAGGTGCCCGGCTTCCGCGTCGCGGGCCGGGCGCACACCGCCGCCCAGGCGCTGGCCGCGCTGGAGCGCACCCCGGTGGACCTGGTGCTGCTCGACCACTATCTGCCCGACGAGACGGGGTTGGCGCTGGTGCGGCGGCTGCGGCAGCTCGGCCACCGCACCGACGTCATCATGGTGACGGCGGCCCGCGACGTGGCCACGATCCAGGACGCGATGCGCTCCGGCGCGCTGCAGTACCTCGTCAAGCCGTTCGGCTACTCGGGGCTGCGCGCCAAGCTCGACGGCTATGCCGCGCTGCGCCGTACCGTCGAGGGCGTGGGCGGCCGCGGCGAGGCCGGACAGGAGCAGGTCGACCGGATCTTCGGCGCCTTCCGGACCACCGAGGCGCCGCACACCGAACTCCCCAAGGGCCACTCGGCGGCCACCGTCGGCCTGATCCGCCGCGTCCTGGACGGGGCGGGCCATCCGCTGTCCGCCCATGAGGTCGCGGCGCGCTCCGGGGTCAGCCGTTCCACCGCGCAGCGCTACCTCAAGCACCTGGAGCGCAGCGGCCACATCACCCTGACCCTGAAGTACGGCGACACCGGGCGTCCGGAGCACCTCTACCGGTGGGCCGCCCGCTGA